Proteins co-encoded in one Stomoxys calcitrans chromosome 5, idStoCalc2.1, whole genome shotgun sequence genomic window:
- the LOC106091050 gene encoding proton-coupled folate transporter, protein MHTDEERLYDPNEEEEVSDAAQNIDASLPRIPNESNGGVNGTNASSPTAEDQQVVAVKHRWFILEPPVFLVFLAMYLSGTVYQNQLLYQTCIFVFNYNETQCEPLLGVERETEEVKRIETQVQPYVARILMARSLLESIIPAIVSLFIGPWSDKFGRRPIVLTTFTGYLCGSIILTTLSFIATKTIVSPWVFLLSSVPSVLSGGTCALITGIYCYISDVAKARARALRMVLNEASLCAGMMIGNVASGYLYAATNAVTVFAISSGLMLLSLIYVYIFVVESLHPDLIHSGSKLREFFRFDLVKDLVQTCIKRRPNFDRAIIWLTMMALTVAIFTMEGDSNVTYLYVRKQFEWTLKDFSMFNAARIIVQIFGSVLGMFILRKLLKFSIISMTMISLASCVLESTVRATAIYWWELYVGLTLGFMRGIMGPMARAILSHVAPSTEVGKIFALTTSLESLSPLIAAPLYTSVYNATLEFYPGLFNFISAGLYLLCFTFISAIFGIQKSMGQTATYQAIGS, encoded by the exons ATGCATACCGACGAGGAACGTTTGTACGATCCCAACGAGGAGGAAGAGGTTAGTGATGCAGCACAAAATATTGATGCCAGTTTGCCAAGAATTCCAAATGAATCAAATGGAGGCGTTAATGGCACAAATGCATCCTCGCCTACCGCTGAGGACCAACAGGTTGTGGCGGTCAAGCACCGTTGGTTTATTTTGGAACCTCCAGTATTTCTAGTATTCCTAGCTATGTATTTATCCG gaACTGTTTATCAGAACCAGTTGTTATATCAAACCTGCATTTTCGTTTTTAATTACAATGAAACGCAATGTGAACCTTTGTTGGGTGTTGAACGGGAAACAGAGGAGGTGAAG CGCATAGAAACCCAAGTCCAACCATATGTAGCCAGAATTTTAATGGCTCGTTCCCTATTGGAAAGCATAATACCAGCTATTGTTAGTTTATTTATTGGTCCTTGGTCAGATAAATTTGGGCGAAGGCCCATTGTCCTAACAACATTCACAG GTTATCTATGCGGCTCGATTATTTTAACCACCTTAAGTTTTATTGCCACCAAAACTATTGTAAGTCCATGGGTGTTCTTATTATCATCTGTGCCTTCAGTCCTAAGCGGCGGTACTTGTGCCTTAATTACCGGCATTTATTGTTATATCTCTGATGTAGCTAAAGCAAGAGCTAGAGCTTTGAG aaTGGTTTTAAATGAAGCCTCACTTTGCGCCGGCATGATGATTGGTAATGTAGCCAGTGGTTATTTATATGCGGCTACAAATGCCGTAACCGTTTTTGCCATCTCGTCCGGATTAATGTTGCTTTCACTTATCTATGTGTACATATTTGTTGTCGAAAGTTTACATCCCGACCTAATACATTCTGGA TCCAAGCTAAGAGAATTCTTCCGCTTTGATTTAGTCAAGGACTTGGTGCAGACTTGCATCAAAAGAAGGCCCAATTTCGATCGTGCCATTATCTGGCTGACAATGATGGCTTTGACGGTGGCCATATTCACAATGGAAGGTGATTCAAATGTTACATATCTGTATGTGAGAAAACAGTTTGAATGGACCCTCAAGGATTTTAGCATGTTTAATGCGGCGCGTATTATAGTACAGATCTTTGGTAGTGTTTTGGGCATGTTCATACTTAGAAAG CTGCTTAAATTTTCCATTATATCTATGACTATGATCTCCTTAGCCAGTTGCGTTTTAGAGAGTACCGTCAGAGCTACTGCCATTTATTGGTGGGAATTATATGTAGGTCTGACTCTGGGCTTTATGCGTGGCATAATGGGACCCATGGCGCGAGCCATACTTTCACATGTGGCCCCCTCAACTGAAGTGG GTAAAATATTTGCCTTGACCACTTCATTGGAGTCCTTGTCACCTTTGATAGCAGCCCCTCTATACACTTCGGTATATAATGCAACCTTGGAGTTTTATCCAGGCCTTTTCAATTTTATAAGTGCCGGCTTATATTTGTTATGTTTTACTTTTATATC ggCAATATTTGGTATACAGAAATCCATGGGTCAAACTGCTACCTATCAGGCTATAGGAAGTTAA